The Argiope bruennichi chromosome X2, qqArgBrue1.1, whole genome shotgun sequence sequence ataatcctcgcattaattcaataaaatatcgtTTTGTTCTAGAAATTGAAACAAGCATCGAATCGCTGCCAACTAAAATTTCTAACAGCTGTGGTTTAGCattaacatgaatttttaaagaaaaaccaaaTTTAACATTTTCGAGAAGCGACATTATATACTTTCTTACTATTTCTCTATCTTTTATCCCATTTCAGATGCTGAACGCAATTATATATTAGGAGGAAATTTGTATCAAGAAACgttaatttatcaataaagcattaattatatCAGTCATAATCTTAATGAGAACTATGTATTTCTGTGCAAATTTTTTGTacgaacattttaaaaacattaacataCATACTGCcgtacatttaatatataaatcagaTGATTTATCTATTAAATGTACGGCAGTTTCATAAACTGTTTGTAAAGTTTATTAATACAGAatctattaaaacttttttttcccgaGAAATATCATTTCTATACATCTAAAAGTGATCgtcaaaagaaaaagagaaatgagTTAATGTATAAATTCTATTCGCTCCTATGACTTTTTTCTCAGTCTAGactaaaatagaaaagaaaaaaaaaacacaaggtAATATTaccagaatattatttaatagtgcaatagaaaatttatgaatttctgaaatgagaagaatctttttttactttcgtCGGAACTTCCTCGTGCCAAGGGCatctatattttgaatgaaaggatTTGGTGGCCTGATAGTGAAGTCTTGAGGGCTCTAGACTCATATTCGATTAATCAGATGGGCTTGGTTTACGGTAATATGATGTCGAAACTTACTCTTAGTAGTATAGTATGGAAACTTGTAGGGCTCAGATGTCCTTCACCTCTGATTACGATTAAAATTACGAAGAAGATAATATATGCATAATGTAAACCATAAGAATACCATTATGAATGGATCAGAAAAAGGTGATAAATGACTGCGTGTAAATTACAAAtgatatctatataaattcaCTTGTACGAAATAGTGTCAATCATGTTTACAGTTTGaaatctcataaaaaataattttatatgttcaaGTTAGCAAGTCTGTTCTGTGAGAGACTTTTACCTGATatctactttatttaaatttcaaaaattacaacaGTCCATTATTAGTATTTAACGATTTCTAACATACAATGCCGAAAATGGCATTGTTTATGGAAACGGATATTATCAAAGAACAGtcacatttcttatatttttatcatagacgatgagaatattattttcacttgatattattcataaaataaactgaacagttgtttttttttttttaatgaaaagcgaAACCGAAAATGACAGCTTTATGCAATAAACTACTTAGATTGGCAATCAGTTCAAAGTAAGTTATGAAAAgtaatactattattaaaatagtaatacggagaaaaaaatttatgagaaatatttcttataaaaatgtttaaaaatagtctAAGAAATATTAAGATTTCTGAGTGCGAGAAGATTATCAtgagagttcgaatttttttatgagagatgtactaataacaaatatttaattatttttttgtgctgAATACTGTTTACTATtcatatattattgtaaatactaATACTTGATAGAATTacgaaatcatatttattaaaaattctaattttcattctttttgtttgCAGGAACGTCTTACAATGCACCTGTTGCCCAAGCTGATCATTAGTAAGACCAACAacctatttttcttattaattttacgAAAACAATTTCCCAGCTATGTGTGTGTTACagcaacatttttcaaatttcgattgcattcttccaaatcatttcatatgaaaaatattactcTGCATGAATATGCTAACTATAAATAGTCTTACGTTGCCGTGTCCTTTCTTTCTTGCCTATTCAGCGTTTTGCAAAAGGCAAAATGCGGAATAGGCAGATTTGACATGACTccatttcaataaacatttttttatagttaattcgattttatacagaaaaaaaagattataaaataaaacaatttttaaataccgaaattaaattttaaaaaatcatatcctTAAAATTGTACCTAAGAATCAagattagcatttttataaaaaaaatgtcttccttTGAGAAACTAAATATAACTGATATGCATGCATCTGTAGAATCAAATAACACAATCAATgtcataaatttttgatttctaatttttctgtGGTCAactaacaataagaaaaaaatgttccaCTTCAGCGCTTTTATAGCACCGTAGTTATAAGACCAATGATATATCTAATACAAAGTCTGTTTGATGAAAAACCAAGTTGTCAAGCGAAGCTCTCATTCACTTGAAAGAATCTTTGAGTTTACAATTAAcagatgaaatcaaaattattttgttccaaaaaaGACGATGTTATCCCTAAAAAATGAATAGTGCAATTTTATCTGaagaaataatgaactttttatgaattccattttttaaatattaattagaaattttcctTTTCGGATGTTTAATTCtcatatgaaatataaacaaaattttactcatagttatttttttaaataaaattactgtttatcctttttccttttttttttctttcttttctttttcaaaaagacCTTTATAGCAGTTCCTAGAAATCTGATTTGACTAATGCAGtggaaaaagttgaaaaaagttgaatatatgttaatatagtgatgcaaatattttctataaatatttaatcatgaaatatttatttctatatatattattattatttccctaCTTCTTTGTAGGAGACATACACTTAGAGAATAGTCAACTTCTTctcatagaaataattaaaaaatgaaaaaggattttaaaaacacGTATTTGttagtgtattaaaaaataaattatttttcttatctaaCATTTGAATGGTAAAACAAATCTTAAAACTCTAAGGCAATGATTGAAATACTCTAAGTAAACTgagatgttaattattttttaagatattttatttattaagaaatgttcAGGAATTTGATATACATTGTTGCCTAATTCTTTATTGTATTGTTTTCATCGCCTAGCTTTTGCgataatatttttgagtttatatttttttactaaaaattactttCAGCTTTTTAGTATATAAGTAAAAGagtgttatgaaaaaattttacctttataatttcatttttttaaatctttaatatgtttcattactcgctattttgaatattatggggtcccaacattattttttctcaaattaacaACTCCTTGGTTCACTcacatggaatcaaaatttaataaaaaatgaatttattaaccAATAATCTTCAAAGGAATCAATACTTTATTGTCAGCGAgaacaaaattgtacaaaattactGAGCTCTAATAACCGAAAAGTGAGTGGTAagttgattacaaaattccacctttgcgaatattaaacaaattaaatgaaataaaagcgcGAAAAATGGCTgaattctgtattaaataaaagaacagaTCTATCAATTGGCATAGAAATCCATTCATgtgtcataaataaattatatttatctaaattttcagaaatgataaaaatatctttatatatagatataatttattttgaaagaattatattttttgaaataaatttcttagctaaactgaataaataatattccacTATTTGTTAATCATGTCTTCCTTTCAATAGATTACCATCAAGATAAATTTGttcatgaaaagtgaaaattttactattttggaaataattattttcaaaataataaagaagaatttctaatgatcattaatttaattcatccTTTATACGCATGCATAATGCATGAATAAATTCATGATCAATAGAAGTTCTTCACCATTTTTTTCCaagataatttcttatttcaattaatgattaCAAACTTCTTTCAGTTTCTGCCTTCATTTCGCTTGGTTATTGTCAATTCTATGATCCAGATAAAAGAGAAATACGAACTATATCAGAAAGACCACAAAGAATCAACAGTGAATCAAGCGAAACACAAGATGTTCAACAACAGCGCCCGAGAATAAGGAAATACAGAAGAATCCTTAGAGAGGGTGAATACATACAACCACCTCAACCACCAACGGTATATAGACCTTCCGTGTTCGAAAACATTGGACTAGGAGAAGCACCAAATGGAGTTTACATACCTCAGGATTCTCTACTCAATGCTCTCAAGAATCCACGTTACAACAGAGAAATACCTACTAGTCAATACCATGCCCCTCAAACTGTTCCACCACACAATAACTATCAGGGGCCAAGTTTACGGAATAACGAACCTGAATACAAATTCTTTGTAGAACCACCAGCAAGTTTGCAACCAAGGCCACAGCAGAATGCGATATCAAATGTGGTACAGCCAAATATACAATATGCTTCTGATTCCCCAGTAAACACATCTCCGCAAGTAAGAAATGATGAACCTACCGAAGAGGTTCCACGTCGGCGAGTAGCACAAACAAATAGAAAAACCCAAAAAAGGCGACCTACTCCAGAGGTTGACATTGATGCCTTAAGAACATATCCTGATACCATGCCATACGATGTGGAATATCCTGCTCCGGAGGTAATACAAATTGGTTAACTGCAAATGATACAgatatttagagaatattttgATTCTAAGTAGTTCATGcatttaaattctgtaatttaaacTCTTCCGTTTGTtgtgtcaattttaaaataagaaaatactgatttaaaaattgactcaaccttaatttttcaataaataaatgtcaatttttaaatcagaaaatacttAAAGTGCACTGTGTCAATAATGGCATTAGTAGTGCGCATATGATTAAACTTGCCCAATATTTATTTGAGAaagatttgtataatttttaagccAAGTAAATTATatctactttaaaatatttattatcacatatttcccatttgaaagaagaaaaaaaaaaaaaaaaaaaaagaatttcaatgtaAATGTAGAAAGAgaagaataattttactttataatatataaacatattaacAGCTGATTAGCATTTTTACGAAcgaattataaatcttatttatctgGACGATATTCTCATTAATGATCTTTGTTGAGCACCAGctcaaatttatgaaacaaaactatcaaaaatttaatttcaacttaatttctaaaattttttatgttacactgaattttttactttaagaatACGCATTTATTATCGTTTTAAAAGCTgttctttatcattttaaaaataaaaaataatttcgatttagTTTATGGTTTtaactataaaaagtttttaattgtaaatatagaCTTAATAATGCATGCATACTAACCTTTTTACATTTtctacacaaaaaataattttgatatatatttattattcagtaaCAAAGTTGTGTCATCTTAACACATTAGGTACAGCCAGTATCTCAACCAAGAAGCGTGTCTAGAAGCTCCCGAAGGCGAACAAGAGTACAAATTTACGATGAACCAACCCAACCACCTCGAGTCTATGGACCATCAGTGTTTCAAAACATAGGCCTAGGTGAAGCTCCAGAGGGAGTGCATATCCCTGAAGATTCTTTGCTGAATATCCTGAGAGATCCAGCAAGAACACAATCACAGCCTAGATATACAGCACCAGATTTACAACCTTCTTCCCAAACGCAAAGTGGGGCAGATATGtcacaacaaaattatttacaaccAACGATTGTAGATGCACCAGAACCACAGAGAACACCCAAACGTCAGTCGCGACAAAGAGTTCGTGCTTCCAGAACTTCAGTAAGCAGCACTGAACGTCAAGTTGAATATCCAATCAATTATGAAGAGCAAGATTTTGCACGTATATCTCCAGCATCTAGTCAAAATCAGCGCAGGAGACAAACCAACACTGAGGATTCCGCGGTAAATCGTAGACAAAATGTAAATCAAGCCCAACCCCGACAATCTCCTCGTCGCCAACAACGCGTACAGCCCAAACAGTCAGAGGTGAGCTACGTCTGATttgtcttgaaattttgaaatgaaagacaTGTTTAAGTAGCTCTAtgtaaattatgtttgaaatggaaatcactaaaaatgttttgagaatgagtaaaaaaaatttacaatgaaatatactGATTTAAACTActctattaaattattcaaatcataCATTTTGTCCCGTAATCATGTTTcaaattagtaatatatatattttataggaaaaggAATTTTTCGCGCTTTGTTAAGCCattaagtatttttctttctgtataagATCAACGATTTAGATAACTACAGATAATCGAAAAAACACAGGTCTGCATTttagagcaaatttatttttcattcatgaaGAAATGTCATAGTTATAGGGGAGAATGTATGCACCCAATTCTGAAATTctctttgaaaataaatccaGTATTACAAATAACCGAATATTGTTTCAATTGACATTAGTAGCTTTCCTGTCCTATTACGCAGTACTAATATAATCATATATGAAGAATAAtccaaaaaatccaaataaaattttaaaatgtaaatattaaaaggtaaaatttcttcagtgattaaatataatatcattttctgtaattgtttaaaggaaaatgaattaTCGCTGAGCACTTCGTAATTCTCAGGACTTTTTTAGTGatggcaatattttaattatatatatatatatatatatatatggagagtTGCTCACAATGACAACAAAATCATACAAAGCGAATTTCAAACAGTTAGTTGACTGTTGAGCAGTTACTGACTGCCAAATCATGAGTTGTGCATAAGATCTAGCTGGTTGATACAAAAGGACTTTTTACTTTTGAATAGCAAAAGTTGGAATGATTCCATGAGAGCTTACAAATCACGCATTACTTATGCGCAACAATGTGAAATAAAAGGCTCAAGTGgagcttcagaaaatattaaaaatttcatcttaaaagaGTGCTCGGAAAATCTTGTTTTTATACTTGCTTGTTATACCCATGATAACAGACGCATGTTATAGTCCACATGCATCACCTATACCTAAGCGTAAacgaatattttaactttttaagctCCCAATGATAATTATCAAAACAGTTTTGTAGGCAATAAAGGCAATAAGCAATCAGAAGAATATTGCTTATTAAATGTCATCATGCCTCTTTGAACATTTTGA is a genomic window containing:
- the LOC129960349 gene encoding uncharacterized protein LOC129960349; protein product: MHLLPKLIIISAFISLGYCQFYDPDKREIRTISERPQRINSESSETQDVQQQRPRIRKYRRILREGEYIQPPQPPTVYRPSVFENIGLGEAPNGVYIPQDSLLNALKNPRYNREIPTSQYHAPQTVPPHNNYQGPSLRNNEPEYKFFVEPPASLQPRPQQNAISNVVQPNIQYASDSPVNTSPQVRNDEPTEEVPRRRVAQTNRKTQKRRPTPEVDIDALRTYPDTMPYDVEYPAPEVQPVSQPRSVSRSSRRRTRVQIYDEPTQPPRVYGPSVFQNIGLGEAPEGVHIPEDSLLNILRDPARTQSQPRYTAPDLQPSSQTQSGADMSQQNYLQPTIVDAPEPQRTPKRQSRQRVRASRTSVSSTERQVEYPINYEEQDFARISPASSQNQRRRQTNTEDSAVNRRQNVNQAQPRQSPRRQQRVQPKQSEAQPSRQQQNNHNYKPAKLALAALPEDTDGDEIPGEALVDYPTFHTIPRTAFSCIEQEYNGYYADMETSCQVVHLCQDGGVQSSFLCPNGTIFNQEKLSCQWWYKVNCANSPKFYAINSNLYKTLEEGESKKWS